CCGTACTTCCGGCGCATGGAATCCGTGCCGGGCCGCGATGCCCGGTTTCGTGGCACGGACGGGCCGCTGCGCCCGGCACCCTCGGCCGCACCCAACCCGCTCTCGCAGGTGTTCGTCGACGCCGCGGTGGCCGCCGGACACCCGCGGGCCGACGACTTCAACGGCGCCGACGGTGAAGGTGCCGGCTGGCATGACCTCTCGATCGCGGACGGGATGCGACAGAGCACGGCCGCGGCTTACCTGCGGCCGATCCGGGACGCGCGGCCCAACCTCACCGTGGCGACCGGTGCCCGCGCACACCGGCTGCTGTTCGACGCCGACCAGTGCACCGGTGTGGAATACCGGCAGGACGGCGCCGGCCATACCGTGTACGCCGACCGCGAGGTCATCCTCAGCGCCGGCACGGTCGACTCACCGCGACTGTTGCTGCTCTCCGGTGTCGGCCCCGCCGCCGACCTCGAATACGCCGGCGTCGACGTCGTGCACGACCTGCCCGGCGTCGGTCGCAACCTCCACGACCACCCACTGTGCAACGTCGTCTACGAGGCCGCACAGCCGATTCCGCCCGGCAACACCAACCACGCCGAGACCTCGATGGTGTGGCGCAGCGACCCGAGCCTCACCGGGCCCGACATGCAGCTGATGTTCATGCACGTCCCCTTCGGCCCACCGGCCCTGCCGGCTCCGCCGAACAGCTTCACCTTCGGACTGGCGACCGTCCCGCAGGCCCGCGGCGCCGTCCGCATCGCGGGGCCCGATCCGAGCGCACAGCCACTGATCGACCCGAACTACCTGGGGGCCGAGCGCGACGTGCTGCGCCTCGTCGACGCCGTCGCCGTGGCTCGCGAGATCGCCGCCGCGCACCCGTTCGACGCGTGGCGCGGGAAGGAACTGCACCCTGGCCCGGATGCCCGCGACCAGCACAGCCTGCGCGAGTTCGTCACCCGTGCCACCGGCACGTACTTCCACCCGGTCGGCACCTGCGCGATGGGCACCGGCCCCGGCGCGGTCGTCGACCTCGATCTGCGTCTGCGCGGTGTGCGCGGCCTGCGGGTCGCCGACGCATCGGTCATGCCGCGCATCGTCTGCGTCAACACCAACGCGGCCACGATCATGATCGGCGAAAAAGCCGCCGACCTCGTCCGCGGCCGCGAGGTGGCCGGGTCGGTGTCCTGACGCTCTCGCCGCGATCGGTCGTGCACAGGGAGCGCTGCGACGCCGGCAGTCGACTCGGCGCACTGCGGCGGCCGGCCGTGGCGAGCGTCGGCTGAGGTTGTTCACTCCGCAACGCCGGCCGAGCCGCGAGGCTTCGCTGGGCGCGAGGTCGACAGTCGGGCAACGAACGAGGTCGCAACGCTGCCGGTAAGACTTCGAGACGGACCGACACCAACCACTTGCCCGATGACGCGGGTCGCCGCACGCACCCGCTGCGACCGCTGAGCCGCACACAGGAGAGGTAAGGGAATGAGCGACGCCGAGCCTTCAGCCGGAGACCTGTAGCTGGAAGCTCTTCCGTGAGCGCTGCTCGCGGTCGGGAATTGTCTCCACCACGCAGTGGATGTCAAGTAAATTGACGTCTTGCCTGAGCGATGACAAGCAGATTGGCGCCTTTTCGGTTCCACGACAAGCTCATTGCCCGAGCCGCTGAGGGAGGAGGAAGCCCACTATGCGCGTCACCCCCGCATTCGCCGTGCCCCGCAACGCCGATGCGGTCGAGATTGTGCACATCCCGGTTCCCGAAGATGTGGATTTGCCTCCGCTGCCCACCCAGGCGGATTCGTGGGTGGGGCATTACCAGCGTGTCCTGCTCAATGTCCGCACCGGCGAGATGTCGTTTTTCTGCGCTGACTGGCGGGTGTACGTGCCTGTTCTCGGAGATGAGGATCGCGCGGTCTGGAAGTCGCAGTACCCCGGCGAGAGTCCGATCAACTCCATGAATGCGGCCACCCGGCCGGTTCCGGAGTTGCTGATGTTCTTCATCGACACCTGGACGCGCGTGGATTTCCCCGCTGCGGGGCGTCCGTCGACGCCCGCGTGGGTGTACCTGACTCGCGAGCAAGGCGACGCGTTCGTGGCTTCGCTCGTGCCGCTTGCGCAGCAGTTGGTTGACAACCTGTTCCGAGTGCCCGGCACCGACGACCTCGAATGGTCTGCCGAATCCGTGGCGGCCGTGCGGTTGATCGATGCCGCGTGCAGCCGATACCACCAGGGTCCGCGGGGTGTCGAGACGTCGCTGGCGGGCCTGATCAATTTCGCTGATGCCGTCGTGGCAGTGCCGGGGTTGGTCCGAGGTGAGTGGGCCGAGATGGAAGACACCCAGCTCGACGACGCGGCCGACGTGCTGAGTAGGTCTCGGTACCACCTCGACCCGCAGCTTCGGGAGGAGTCCGGGAGGCCGTGCGACGAAGGCGGTGGCATCGGGCTGAAGGTGTACGGAGCGCGGGCGTGGCTCTACACCTACCGCGCCAACGAGGCCGACAACCGGCCGATTCTGGATGCGGCCAGGTGGTTCGCCGAGCCCGCGCACACCCTGATCGGCCGGATGACCGCGGACCACGACGACGAAGCCGTCTCCATGTTCGCCGAGCGCGAGCGCACCGCCGCCTTGCGGGACGGGGTCAAACTGGTCGGGGTCGAAAGTGTCGCGCACGCCTACCGGGACGAACTGCGGTCCCGCCTGATCGACGACGAACTGACCCAAGCCCGCGAGGCCGTCGAACGGCTGCAACGTGCCAAAGCCGCCCGTGCCGCACTTCTCGCACAGATCATCAGCTGGGGCGATGCGCGGTACCACAGTGACAACGACGCCGAACTGGGCCGTCGTGCCGGGATGACCCGCCAGGCGGTCAACCAGCTCCGCAAGGCACTTTCCGACGACGTCGACAGCGGTGATTGACTCCGATGCGGCGGGTCAGACCGATCTCTTGGAAATGACAATGCGGCGATGTCTTCACTCGACGAGTCAGTCAGGCGGCGCTTCTCGACCGGACTCTGATGGCGTAAGTCGGTCGGGATGCAGGACTTCTCCGCCACGTCGGTTTCCCGGCGGTTAACGGTTGCGGCGTGAGGAAGCGGATTGACTTCGGCGCGGTTGGCCGAATTGCATCGCGGGGCACGCAGGCACAGGCAGGTGCGATAATCTGTCGCGGTGGTGGAACCGGAGAGCACAATGAAGCCTGTCCGGCTGACGGCGCGGGGTGAGGCGACCCGGGCTCGGATCGTCCGCGCTGCCGTGGACGTGATGACGGTCAAGGGGGTGGCCGCCACCACGCTCGACGACGTTCGCGCGGCGAGCAGTACCAGCAAGTCACAGCTCTACCGTCACTATGCCGACAAGGACGCGCTGGTCCGGGATGTGATCGAACATCAGGCCGAAGACCTGCTGACCGCGCAGGGGGAACAGCTGCGCCGGCTGGACTCGGTCAGTGGGCTCGAGCGGTGGCGTGATGCGATCATCCAGCGGAACACCCTGCGCAACAGGGCTTATGGATGCCAACTCGGCTCGCTGGCGTGTGAGCTTTCCGATCAGAACGAGCGGGCTCGATCTGCTCTGGCCGGCCACTTCGAAACCTGGCGCGGCCTGATCGCGGATGGTCTGCGGCGGATGCGCGACGCGGGCAAACTGCGCTGTGACGCCGATCCCGAACGGCTCGCCATCGGCTTGATGGGCGCCCTCGAAGGCGGGTACTTGCTCGCGCAGACCGAGGGGGACATCAAGTCCATGCGCATCGCGCTCGACATGGCCATCGACTACATTCGTACTCTCGAAGTGTGAATCGCCAGTAACGGGATACCTCGGAAACGAACGATCTGTGGGTAGTTGACGTCGTCAGCTCGACGTACGGGCCGACCTGTCGGCCATCCGAACCGGTGAGAAAAAAACGACCTCGATGACACGCGGCAGAGAGGACTGTATAGTCCACACTGTGATCAACAGCCTCTGCCGGCCGGCAGCTGCGACGCTGTGCTTGCCGCCTGGCTCGGTGCCGGAGTCACCACGATTGATGGCTGCGACGCCAGTGTGCGGACATCTTGGCCGTCGGTCGGCGTCCGGGTAGGCGGTACCCGGCACGGTGAGATGACCGTCCGCGTTGAAACCGTCTCCGTCTCGAGTGGACGGTTGCCGTCGATTTCGCTTGGTGCAGGTTTGCCGCCCCGGCGTCGGCTGGTGTCTTGTGCCGGTTCATCTGAGCCGTCAGCTTCGGGACTCTCGGTAAACGCAATATTGCGCCTTGACAATGAAGGAGATATTTCGTGGGCGAAGACTTCGAAGGCCGCAAGCTTGTTGTTGTCGGCGGTAGTAGTGGAATAGGTTTCGCCACGGCCGAACAGGTGATCGCCGGCGGCGGCAGCGCCGTGATCACCGGTCGGAATCCGGATAAGCTGCAAGCGGCGGTGGAAGCGCTGTCGAAGCACGGTAAGGCATGGGGCATCGCCGCGGAGCTGACCGACCGCGCCCAGATTCCCGAAGTACGAAACCGGATCGCCGATGAACATGCCGACGCCAGCTTGCTGGTCAACGGGGCCGGAATCTTCGTCCCCAAACCGTTCACCGAGTACGACGAAGACTTCTACGACTCATTCAACGAACTGAACCGTGCGATGTTTTTCATCACCCAAACCGTCGTCGCCGGCATGCTCTCCGCGGGCAACGGAGGGTCGATCGTCAACATAGGCGCGATGTGGGCGCACCAGGGGATCGCGGCAACGCCGCACACCGGTTTCTCCGTGCAGAAGGGCGGCCTGCACTCCCTGACGAAGGCACTCGCGATCGAGCTGGCACCGCATGCCATTCGGGTCAACGCGGTCTCACCCGCAGCGGTGCGGACCCCGCCGTACTACCGGTTGGTTCCCGAGGCGCACCTCGAGGACCCCGTGAACAGCTTCGCGAGCATGCATCCGCTGGGCCGGGTCGGAACCGTGGAAGACGTCGCGAACATGACGTCATTTCTGCTCTCGGAAAAAGCGAGCTGGATGACCGGCGCGATCGTCGACGTCGACGGCGGTGTCATGGCCGGGCGCAACTGAACCGCGGAAGCAGAAAATTCGGCGCTAGGAGGTTTTTCATGGTTCCCTCGCAGATCGTAGGTCGTTTTTTGGTTGTCGCCGCGCTGGCCGGCGCGACAGCCTGCAGCTCTGCTGCCCAGAGCACGCCGGCCGCGGTGACGGGCACCACCGCGGTGACAAGCACGGCAGTGTCGTCGCCCCAGGTGAGTGTGTTGCTGCAACAGGCCCTTCCGAACGCTGAGGGCAAGACGTTCACGTCGCAGATCGTAGACTTCCCGCCGGGCTCCGCCGCGCCGTCTCATCGCCACGGTCAGGCTTTCGTGTACGCCTACGTGCTGGAAGGCGATGTGCGAAGCCAGGTCGACGACCAGGCAGTGACCACGTACCACCAGGGACAAAACTGGTTCGAACTGCCCGGCGCCCACCACGTCGTCGCGGCGAATCCGAGCACGACCAAGCCCGCCAAGCTGCTGGTCGTCTACGTCTCCACCACCGGAGACCCGCTCCAGGCCAACGATCCCCATCAGTAGCCGTCGGTGCCGGCCCGACGCGAGCCACCAGCGGCAGGAAGATCTGCCCACTCCGTGCGGCTAACGGAGGACTTCGTGTGTCAGCACGGGACGGCGACCGACAGCACAGTCGGTGACGAGTCGCCGCCCGGAGAGGGGAGAGAATTGTGACCGACACCCGGCAACCCGCCACCGACCTCAGCCTGGACGAGGTCGCCGAGCTGTCCGCGCAGCTGCGGGTCGACTCGATCCGCAGCAGCACCAGCGCGGGCTCCGGCCATCCCACTTCCAGCATGTCCGCGGCGGATCTGCTCGCGGTGCTCGTGGGCCGGCATCTGCGCTACGACTGGGATCGTCCCGAAGCGGACACCAACGACCACCTGATCTTCTCGAAGGGGCACGCTTCCCCGCTGCTGTACTCGGTGTACAAGGCTGTCGGGGCCATCGCCGACGACGAGCTGATGACCGGTTACCGGCGCTTCGGCTCACGTCTGCAAGGCCACCCCACGCCGATCCTGCCGTGGGTCGACGTCGCCACCGGCTCGCTCGGGCAGGGTCTGCCTGACGCCGTCGGTGTGGCCCTGGCCGGCAAGTACCTGGACAAGCTGCCTTATCGCGTATGGGTGTTATGCGGCGACAGCGAGATGGCGGAAGGGTCGATCTGGGAAGCGCTGGACAAGGCGAGTCATTACCGGCTCGGCAACCTCGTGGCGCTGGTCGACGTCAACCGGCTCGGCCAGCGCGGGCCCACGGAACTCGGCTGGAACCTCGACGCCTACGCCCGCCGCGCCGAGTCGTTCGGCGCGAAGGTGATCTCCGTGGACGGCCACGACTTGCCGGCGATCGACCTGGCGCTCCACGCCGCGGGGGCGGGCGGCGACCGGCCGACAGTGATCCTTGCCAAGACCGTCAAGGGCAAGGGCTTCTCCGAAGTCGAGGACCACGAGGGCTGGCACGGCAAGGCGCTGCCGGCCGAGATGGCCGAGCGCGCGCTCGTCGAACTGGGCGGTGAGCGGAATCTGCTGGTCCGCGGCCCGGTGCCGGCCTTCGATCGTCGACCCGAATTGCGGCCGGCGAGTGCTGCTGCACCGAGACCTGCTTACGCACTGGGCGAGAAGGTGGCCACCCGGAAGGCTTACGGCGACGCACTGAAGTGGCTGGGCGGCATCCATCCCCGCGTCGTCGCCATGGACTGCGAGGTCAGCAACTCGACGCACACCGACGAGTTCGCCCACGCCTACCCTGAGCGCTACTTCGAGATGTACATCGCCGAACAGCAGCTCATCGCTGCAGCTGTCGGGCTGAGCGTGCGCCACTACGTGCCGTTCGCGTCGACGTTCGCCGCGTTCTTCACCAGGGCGTACGACTTCATCCGCATGGCGGCGATCTCCGCCGCGAGCATCCGGCTGGTCGGCTCGCACGCCGGCGTCGAGATCGGCGCCGATGGTCCCTCGCAGATGGGGCTCGAGGACCTCGCGATGATGCGCGCGGTTCAGGGCTCGACGGTCCTGTACCCCAGCGACGGCCCGAGCACCGTGGCACTGACCAAGGAGATGGCCGACCGTCCCGGCGTCTCCTACCTGCGCACGACGCGCGGTGGATACCCGACGCTGTACTCGGAGGACGACGAGTTTCCGATCGGTGGCGCCAAAGTGCTGCGTTCCACCGACGACGACGTGGTGACGCTGATCGGCGCCGGCGTGACTCTGCACGAATGCCTGGCCGCGGCCGACGAGCTGGCGCGGGAGAACATCGCCGCGCGGGTGATCGACCTCTACTCGGTCAAGCCGGTGGACACCGAGACCCTGATTGCCGCGGCCGACGCCACCGGCGGACGGATCGTGGTCTCCGAGGACCACCACCCGGAGGGCGGGCTCGGGTCCGCCGTCGCCGACGCGCTCTTGGCGAGCGGGCTGACACCGCTGCGGATGAAACACCTGGCAGTGCGGGAACTGCCCGGCTCCGGCGCGGCGCACGAACTGCTGGAAGCGGTGGGGATCTCCGCCTCGCACATCGCCCGCGCGGTACGGGCGCTGCTGGCCTGAACGCGGGCCGGGAGGTGGATGCTGCTTCGAGCATGCGCCGAGACGGCCAGGGGGTACCGGAGGATCTGCTCAACGTCGCTGCGGTCGGCCTCGACCGGGCGCAGCGATGTTGAGCAGAACCCAGCCCCGCCAAGTGCGCCGGGGAGCACTCCGGAGCGCTGTGAGGGAGCCGGGTTTCATGCCCCTCCGGATTCGCCGGCAGCAGCGATGATGTGGGTCACGCCGGCGACGTCGAAGTACTCTTCGATTCGGGTGATCTTGCCGCCGCTGACGGCGAGGTACATCGCGATGTCGAGAGCGGACTCCTCGCCGTTGGGCAGCTGCCCGCGCAGGACGTGCTGTTGGAAGACCCCGTCTCCGACGTCGACCCGGCGTGACACGTCGAAGCGCAGGCCGCGGATGGCCGTGCTGAACAGCCGGAGGACGGCGAGATTGGCTTCGCGGTCTTGTTCGCCGGCACCGTCGTTGTGCCAGATCACGGCATCCTGGGCGTAGAGGGCGCGCGCGGTGTCGATATCGCCACGTTCGACTGCTCGAAAGAAGTCGTCTACGACGGAGATGTTGGTCTTGATCTCAGGCATGGGTGCCACCCTCACTTGTGAATCGGCCACGATCCGAACCTACCCAGGCGGACTGGACTGTATAGTCCCCTAGTCGGTTCGCTTCCGCTGGAAAAGCCGGTCGAAGCTGAAGGCGAACGTGTCGACGGGGGAGAGGGCCAGCAGCAGGGCCGCCGCCGCGGCGGCGAAGACCGAGGCGCTCAGTGGAGCTTCCCAGCCCAGGAACAACCCCATCGACACGCCGAACACCGCCAGTAGCGCCGTTGCCGCCCAGGCGGACCAGCGCACGAGGACGCCGGCCAGCAACGTCAGGCCCAGTACCGATTCCGCGGCGGTCGCGCCCCACGCGGCCGCGCCGGTGAGCCCGTTGGGCACGTAGGGGGAAAGGCTGTGCGTGTAGGCGGTGTACGCGGCGAAATTGCCCCACCCGACCTGCCCGGTGTGCGGCGGGCCCCACACGCCGAACCGGTCAGCGACGGCCGAGAGGAATCCGGCGGCCAACGCGAGGCGTGCGAACACGGTGGCGGCCGGCCACACCCGTTCCCTCCGGGCGATGGAGTTCGGGGACAGCGTGCCCCGTAGTGTCCGTGACCCGGACTGTTCCTCGGTTTGTGAAACCATCAAGTCTCCTTTGTGGACGATCTGCGGACACTCTCGATGCTAGGCAGGGCGCGGCCGGAACCGAAACCCCCGATCGGCGATAATTGATCTTGAACCTCGTCACATGTGCATCGCGGGCCGATCCGCCTCAGTGAAGAGGACTGTAGAGTCCAAGTTGTGATGGACGGACGTTGCCGGAAGCGCGTGGGGGGAGCTCGACGACGTCAGGGACGTCGAGCTACCTGATCCGCGGCCGGGTGGGATGCCGGCTGCCGCAGTCAGCGTCATCCTGGCGCCGCGGGTGGACGTTCGGGTCGAAGACCGGTCCGGCACGGATCGGGAGAGCCCCTCCTGGATCGAGACACAGCGAGACGCCTGGTGAAGCCGCGGCGTGGTTCAGAACATCAGACGAAGAGAAAGGCGTGGCTCGATGTCCAACGTGTCAAAGACCGGCGTCGCGCAGCGGGGGACAACACGCACCCTGGCGTTCTTGTCCGCGGTGGTCGCGCTCGTGGCGTCGTTCGCCGCGGTGGGCTCGACGATCCCGCTGTTCAACATCTACCGGGCCGAGGACGGGTTCACCAACGCCGACATCTCGATCACCGTCGTCGCCTACTCCGTCGCCACCCTCAGCACACTGCTGGTGCTGGGACGGGTGTCCAACCACCTGGGGCGACGGCCCGCTTCCGTCGCGAGCCTCGGTCTGCTCCTGCTGGGCTGTGTGCTGTTGTTGAACGTGCACCACGTTGGCATCTTGATCGCCGGTCGGCTCCTGATGGGCTTCGGTGCTGGTGTGGCCAGCAGCAGCCTCACGTCCTACATCGTCGACGCCGCACCGGCCAGGCCCGCTTGGTTGGCCTCCGTCGCCGCCAGCCAGACAGTGATGCTCGGCCTCGCCGTCGGCGCCATCGGTTCCGGCGCCCTGGTCCAGTTCGGTCCGTGGCCGCGTGATCTCGTCTACCTGGTGGTGATCGGCCTGCTTCTCGTCTCTGCCGCGCTCATCATCGTGAGTCCGGAAACTGTCACTCCGACGCCGGGCGCTTGGCGGTCGCTGCGGCCCCGGGTCCGCGTTCCGGCCAGCGTGAGGCACCTGCTCCCCGTCGCGGCGGCGGTGCTCCTGGCGACCTGGGCGACCGGGGCCTTCTTTCAAGCCTTCGTGCCGGCGTTGGTCGAAGACCAGCTGCACAGTCAGAGCCCCCTCATTCTGGGGCTGGTGTTCGCCGCGTACATGGGTCCGAGTGTTCTCGGCGCTCCGCTGGGTGGCCGGTTCACGCCGGCGGTGGCCCAGCGCGTCGGCATGATCGGGTTCCTGGCGGGGATGATCGGGATCATCACGGCGATCGCGACCGGTGCGCTGGTGCTGTTCTTCGCCGCGACGATCGTTGCCGGCGCCAGCCAAGGCATCGCCATCAGTTCCGCCACCCGCGGCCTGCTGGAGGGCAGCGATGTGACCGACCGGGCCCCGATCTTCACGGTCGTCTACATCCTCTCCTACTGCGGCGCGACGATCCCCGCCCTCATCGCCGGCCGGCTCTCCGCGTCCTTGTCGCTACCGCAGATCGCTCTCGGGTACGGCGGCCTGGCCCTCATCGCCACCGTGTTCACCGTCCTCGCCGCCCGCAATCCCCACGCCGGCACGACCGGTGCACAGCCGGCACGGTGACCAACAATCTCGCCGGAGCGGCCGGCCCACCCCGTCGGTCAGGTCAGGTCGACTCCGAGGTGAGACCCTCGCGGACGGCGAGCAGTGCGGCTGGTGTCCGTTAGCCGACGCCCAAACTTGGCGAACAGGTTGCTGACGTGGGTGCCGCCTCGTTCGGCCGGGCCGGTCAGTCAGCGGGTGATCGCGGAGTCCAGTGCCGCTGCCGGGCCGGGTCACGATGGTGATCTTCCCCCCGGGGCGCTCGGCGCGTTCGCTCATCGAAAGCAAACCCACGTGGCCGGGAAACGCTTCACGAACGAGGCACCACATTTCCCCTCGATGCCGGAAAGCAGGTCCGTGTCGCCGACCTTCACCGTGAGATCGGTGTCGCGACTCGCCTCGGCGACCCACTTGCGGATCGACATCACCACGGACCGTTCCGGAGGCCACGGTGCCGCGGGAGAACCCGGCAATCGGTCGTTTTCCCAGGTGTCACTCAGTCATCAAATGCAGGTGCCCACGGCATTTGACGTAGGCTGTTCATCGCCAATCGCCAATCGCCAATCGCCAATCGCCAATCGCCAATCGTCAGCGGAACGGCCGGGCGCGTGGTGCGCGGTGGCTGCGCCGCGGCGCCGCGCGCGGAGTGAGCTCGAGGAGGCGAACCACCCGGTAGCGGTGCGGCCGCCACGGCAGGTAGAACGCCTCGATCTCGTGCTGCGCCAGTGGATGGCCGAGCAGGGCCGTGCCGGTCATCCGGCCGAGGTGGAAGTCGCCGAGCGGCAGCGCGTCGGCGTCGCCGAGCGCGCGGTGTCCGACCTGCGCCGAGGTCCACACCCCGACGCCCGGCATCGCTGCCATCAGTTGGTAGGCGCGAGCGGCGTCGCCGGCCGCGCGATCGAGCTTGGCCGCGTACCGTGCGGCGAAGATGACGGTCTTCGAGCGGTGCAG
The sequence above is a segment of the Amycolatopsis sp. 2-15 genome. Coding sequences within it:
- a CDS encoding GMC family oxidoreductase produces the protein MSARYDYVVVGGGTAGCVVAARLSEDTDSRVLLLESGGPDSKAEISDPPAWPSVWGTEVDYGYRTVPQAGTGGAAHDWPRGHTLGGSHSINAMVHLRGHRGDFDQWARMGCTGWDYDSVLPYFRRMESVPGRDARFRGTDGPLRPAPSAAPNPLSQVFVDAAVAAGHPRADDFNGADGEGAGWHDLSIADGMRQSTAAAYLRPIRDARPNLTVATGARAHRLLFDADQCTGVEYRQDGAGHTVYADREVILSAGTVDSPRLLLLSGVGPAADLEYAGVDVVHDLPGVGRNLHDHPLCNVVYEAAQPIPPGNTNHAETSMVWRSDPSLTGPDMQLMFMHVPFGPPALPAPPNSFTFGLATVPQARGAVRIAGPDPSAQPLIDPNYLGAERDVLRLVDAVAVAREIAAAHPFDAWRGKELHPGPDARDQHSLREFVTRATGTYFHPVGTCAMGTGPGAVVDLDLRLRGVRGLRVADASVMPRIVCVNTNAATIMIGEKAADLVRGREVAGSVS
- a CDS encoding TetR/AcrR family transcriptional regulator, with translation MVEPESTMKPVRLTARGEATRARIVRAAVDVMTVKGVAATTLDDVRAASSTSKSQLYRHYADKDALVRDVIEHQAEDLLTAQGEQLRRLDSVSGLERWRDAIIQRNTLRNRAYGCQLGSLACELSDQNERARSALAGHFETWRGLIADGLRRMRDAGKLRCDADPERLAIGLMGALEGGYLLAQTEGDIKSMRIALDMAIDYIRTLEV
- a CDS encoding SDR family NAD(P)-dependent oxidoreductase; its protein translation is MGEDFEGRKLVVVGGSSGIGFATAEQVIAGGGSAVITGRNPDKLQAAVEALSKHGKAWGIAAELTDRAQIPEVRNRIADEHADASLLVNGAGIFVPKPFTEYDEDFYDSFNELNRAMFFITQTVVAGMLSAGNGGSIVNIGAMWAHQGIAATPHTGFSVQKGGLHSLTKALAIELAPHAIRVNAVSPAAVRTPPYYRLVPEAHLEDPVNSFASMHPLGRVGTVEDVANMTSFLLSEKASWMTGAIVDVDGGVMAGRN
- a CDS encoding cupin domain-containing protein, with protein sequence MVPSQIVGRFLVVAALAGATACSSAAQSTPAAVTGTTAVTSTAVSSPQVSVLLQQALPNAEGKTFTSQIVDFPPGSAAPSHRHGQAFVYAYVLEGDVRSQVDDQAVTTYHQGQNWFELPGAHHVVAANPSTTKPAKLLVVYVSTTGDPLQANDPHQ
- a CDS encoding transketolase, producing the protein MTDTRQPATDLSLDEVAELSAQLRVDSIRSSTSAGSGHPTSSMSAADLLAVLVGRHLRYDWDRPEADTNDHLIFSKGHASPLLYSVYKAVGAIADDELMTGYRRFGSRLQGHPTPILPWVDVATGSLGQGLPDAVGVALAGKYLDKLPYRVWVLCGDSEMAEGSIWEALDKASHYRLGNLVALVDVNRLGQRGPTELGWNLDAYARRAESFGAKVISVDGHDLPAIDLALHAAGAGGDRPTVILAKTVKGKGFSEVEDHEGWHGKALPAEMAERALVELGGERNLLVRGPVPAFDRRPELRPASAAAPRPAYALGEKVATRKAYGDALKWLGGIHPRVVAMDCEVSNSTHTDEFAHAYPERYFEMYIAEQQLIAAAVGLSVRHYVPFASTFAAFFTRAYDFIRMAAISAASIRLVGSHAGVEIGADGPSQMGLEDLAMMRAVQGSTVLYPSDGPSTVALTKEMADRPGVSYLRTTRGGYPTLYSEDDEFPIGGAKVLRSTDDDVVTLIGAGVTLHECLAAADELARENIAARVIDLYSVKPVDTETLIAAADATGGRIVVSEDHHPEGGLGSAVADALLASGLTPLRMKHLAVRELPGSGAAHELLEAVGISASHIARAVRALLA
- a CDS encoding nuclear transport factor 2 family protein; this translates as MADSQVRVAPMPEIKTNISVVDDFFRAVERGDIDTARALYAQDAVIWHNDGAGEQDREANLAVLRLFSTAIRGLRFDVSRRVDVGDGVFQQHVLRGQLPNGEESALDIAMYLAVSGGKITRIEEYFDVAGVTHIIAAAGESGGA
- a CDS encoding MFS transporter gives rise to the protein MSNVSKTGVAQRGTTRTLAFLSAVVALVASFAAVGSTIPLFNIYRAEDGFTNADISITVVAYSVATLSTLLVLGRVSNHLGRRPASVASLGLLLLGCVLLLNVHHVGILIAGRLLMGFGAGVASSSLTSYIVDAAPARPAWLASVAASQTVMLGLAVGAIGSGALVQFGPWPRDLVYLVVIGLLLVSAALIIVSPETVTPTPGAWRSLRPRVRVPASVRHLLPVAAAVLLATWATGAFFQAFVPALVEDQLHSQSPLILGLVFAAYMGPSVLGAPLGGRFTPAVAQRVGMIGFLAGMIGIITAIATGALVLFFAATIVAGASQGIAISSATRGLLEGSDVTDRAPIFTVVYILSYCGATIPALIAGRLSASLSLPQIALGYGGLALIATVFTVLAARNPHAGTTGAQPAR